In Phoenix dactylifera cultivar Barhee BC4 chromosome 11, palm_55x_up_171113_PBpolish2nd_filt_p, whole genome shotgun sequence, the following are encoded in one genomic region:
- the LOC103710512 gene encoding suppressor protein SRP40-like isoform X2 — MRENPKRLNTSTPFLFIPRQIMLESHTGVVAQEEGKERRKDTEAKKEKKRKKRRSSETLEGGPGGSETLDLDRASKGGGAPLKGKGKEILLQSIAAFLESNGFLKTLSAFRSEAQLEMDGWKSSILNLEDLFSKCLEPSKGHAEASIEWLKEQDSEKVGISTEAQRKDIYNDVSEHTHKKKRKKSDDIDNSTNTELSKPGLPNGSDGVVNTVEKISNKLVDELQVKSKKKTKRSASEDCSVENTEVSQEKTLKESTSVDDKTDLEKLKSVEGSYVETKDKKKKKKLVSDSLGENAEKNQLEVSHGTVENSVHENQLPQPHENEKEKRKKKHKVVSDSCNEKSEPSDYGKLQEAVRDKIEELKSLTKNSESTAKHKDEKKKKTKEISDSLAQNIEQSELEASQNVINKKSKDFKSTVYENNTDSELLYSVTMHPSVKESLDNKDSEYKEKKKRKGKSTSESAISFDQADGGTSHKDLRKSDVKKENVPLSEDNVIKNEKKISKKRKRLASEEKEALVDNDIAGKASKIKPAVTEDNKETGSLEKSNKSLTQYENPVPAKKRKTEENNENTKPLREQFDGNLSTCDYQKEVVGHQVANGNGEKKEREGGNSAKAIKKEKSSAEPQTVNSFRRVKADDVQFADKRLQDNSYWAKAGADDGYGAKAQEILGQVRGRDFRHEKTKKKRGTYKGGQIDLQSYSIKFNYSDEE, encoded by the exons ATGCGGGAAAACCCCAAACGTCTCAACACATCGACTCCGTTTCTCTTCATTCCTCGCCAAATCATGCTCGAGTCCCACACCGGCGTCGTGGCCCAGGAGGAGggcaaggagaggaggaaggataCGGAggcaaagaaggagaagaagaggaagaagaggcggTCCTCGGAAACCCTAGAAGGGGGCCCCGGGGGATCGGAAACTCTAGACCTGGATCGGGCGAGCAAAGGCGGGGGCGCGCCCCTCAAGGGGAAGGGGAAGGAAATCCTTCTTCAATCGATCGCCGCCTTCCTTGAGAGCAATGGGTTCCTCAAGACCCTCTCGGCATTCCGGTCCGAAGCCCAGCTCGAG ATGGATGGCTGGAAATCATCCATTTTGAACTTAGAGGACCTATTCAGCAAGTGCTTGGAGCCAAG TAAAGGCCATGCAGAAGCTAGCATCGAGTGGCTGAAAGAGCAAG ATTCAGAAAAAGTTGGTATTTCTACAGAAGCACAAAGGAAGGATATTTATAATGATGTCTCTGAACACACacacaagaaaaagagaaagaaaagtgaCGACATTGATAACAGTACAAATACTGAGTTATCTAAACCTGGACTGCCAAATGGTTCTGATGGAGTTGTTAATACTGTGGAAAAGATATCAAACAAACTAGTGGATGAGTTACAGGTAAAAtctaagaagaaaacaaaaaggtCAGCTTCTGAAGATTGCTCTGTTGAAAATACTGAAGTTTCTCAAGAGAAGACCTTGAAAGAGTCGACAAGTGTGGATGATAAAACTGACTTAGAAAAGTTGAAATCAGTTGAGGGCTCATAtgttgaaactaaagataagaaaaagaaaaagaaattggtGTCTGACTCTCTTGGTGAAAATGCTGAAAAGAATCAGTTGGAAGTTAGTCATGGGACAGTTGAGAATTCTGTTCATGAAAATCAGTTGCCCCAACCCcatgaaaatgaaaaagaaaagaggaagaagaagcatAAGGTGGTCTCTGATTCCTGTAATGAGAAATCTGAGCCTAGTGACTATGGGAAACTTCAAGAGGCAGTTAGAGATAAAATAGAGGAACTGAAGTCTTTGACCAAGAATTCTGAGTCGACTGCCAAACATaaagatgaaaagaaaaagaaaactaaagaaATCTCTGATTCTCTTGCTCAGAACATTGAGCAATCAGAACTGGAAGCATCTCAAAATGTGATCAACAAGAAATCAAAGGACTTCAAATCTACAGTCTATGAGAATAACACAGATTCTGAACTACTGTATTCTGTGACCATGCATCCCTCTGTCAAGGAATCATTGGAtaataaagattctgaatataaggagaagaagaaaaggaaaggcaaATCAACTTCTGAAAGTGCTATCAGCTTTGATCAAGCGGATGGAGGAACATCTCATAAAGATTTAAGAAAATCAGATGTCAAGAAGGAAAATGTTCCCCTATCTGAAGATAATGTCATTAAAAATGAGAAGAAAATttctaagaaaaggaaaagattaGCCTCTGAAGAAAAGGAGGCACTGGTAGACAATGATATTGCAGGCAAGGCATCCAAAATCAAACCAGCAGTTACTGAAGATAACAAGGAAACAGGGTCCCTTGAAAAATCTAACAAGTCTTTGACACAGTATGAGAACCCTGTTCCTGCTAAAAAGAGGAAAACAGAAGAAAACAATGAGAATACCAAACCTCTTCGTGAACAATTTGATGGTAATCTTAGCACATGTGATTACCAGAAGGAAGTAGTAGGACATCAAGTGGCAAATGGGAACGGtgaaaagaaggaaagggaaggaGGCAACTCAGCAAAagcaataaagaaagaaaagagttcAGCAGAG CCTCAAACGGTCAATTCATTTCGAAGGGTCAAGGCGGATGATGTTCAATTTGCTGACAAGAGACTTCAAGATAATTCTTATTGGGCTAAG GCTGGTGCAGATGATGGATATGGGGCAAAGGCACAAGAAATTCTTGGTCAAGTCAGAGGAAG
- the LOC103710512 gene encoding suppressor protein SRP40-like isoform X1, whose protein sequence is MRENPKRLNTSTPFLFIPRQIMLESHTGVVAQEEGKERRKDTEAKKEKKRKKRRSSETLEGGPGGSETLDLDRASKGGGAPLKGKGKEILLQSIAAFLESNGFLKTLSAFRSEAQLEFLVQMDGWKSSILNLEDLFSKCLEPSKGHAEASIEWLKEQDSEKVGISTEAQRKDIYNDVSEHTHKKKRKKSDDIDNSTNTELSKPGLPNGSDGVVNTVEKISNKLVDELQVKSKKKTKRSASEDCSVENTEVSQEKTLKESTSVDDKTDLEKLKSVEGSYVETKDKKKKKKLVSDSLGENAEKNQLEVSHGTVENSVHENQLPQPHENEKEKRKKKHKVVSDSCNEKSEPSDYGKLQEAVRDKIEELKSLTKNSESTAKHKDEKKKKTKEISDSLAQNIEQSELEASQNVINKKSKDFKSTVYENNTDSELLYSVTMHPSVKESLDNKDSEYKEKKKRKGKSTSESAISFDQADGGTSHKDLRKSDVKKENVPLSEDNVIKNEKKISKKRKRLASEEKEALVDNDIAGKASKIKPAVTEDNKETGSLEKSNKSLTQYENPVPAKKRKTEENNENTKPLREQFDGNLSTCDYQKEVVGHQVANGNGEKKEREGGNSAKAIKKEKSSAEPQTVNSFRRVKADDVQFADKRLQDNSYWAKAGADDGYGAKAQEILGQVRGRDFRHEKTKKKRGTYKGGQIDLQSYSIKFNYSDEE, encoded by the exons ATGCGGGAAAACCCCAAACGTCTCAACACATCGACTCCGTTTCTCTTCATTCCTCGCCAAATCATGCTCGAGTCCCACACCGGCGTCGTGGCCCAGGAGGAGggcaaggagaggaggaaggataCGGAggcaaagaaggagaagaagaggaagaagaggcggTCCTCGGAAACCCTAGAAGGGGGCCCCGGGGGATCGGAAACTCTAGACCTGGATCGGGCGAGCAAAGGCGGGGGCGCGCCCCTCAAGGGGAAGGGGAAGGAAATCCTTCTTCAATCGATCGCCGCCTTCCTTGAGAGCAATGGGTTCCTCAAGACCCTCTCGGCATTCCGGTCCGAAGCCCAGCTCGAG TTTTTGGTGCAGATGGATGGCTGGAAATCATCCATTTTGAACTTAGAGGACCTATTCAGCAAGTGCTTGGAGCCAAG TAAAGGCCATGCAGAAGCTAGCATCGAGTGGCTGAAAGAGCAAG ATTCAGAAAAAGTTGGTATTTCTACAGAAGCACAAAGGAAGGATATTTATAATGATGTCTCTGAACACACacacaagaaaaagagaaagaaaagtgaCGACATTGATAACAGTACAAATACTGAGTTATCTAAACCTGGACTGCCAAATGGTTCTGATGGAGTTGTTAATACTGTGGAAAAGATATCAAACAAACTAGTGGATGAGTTACAGGTAAAAtctaagaagaaaacaaaaaggtCAGCTTCTGAAGATTGCTCTGTTGAAAATACTGAAGTTTCTCAAGAGAAGACCTTGAAAGAGTCGACAAGTGTGGATGATAAAACTGACTTAGAAAAGTTGAAATCAGTTGAGGGCTCATAtgttgaaactaaagataagaaaaagaaaaagaaattggtGTCTGACTCTCTTGGTGAAAATGCTGAAAAGAATCAGTTGGAAGTTAGTCATGGGACAGTTGAGAATTCTGTTCATGAAAATCAGTTGCCCCAACCCcatgaaaatgaaaaagaaaagaggaagaagaagcatAAGGTGGTCTCTGATTCCTGTAATGAGAAATCTGAGCCTAGTGACTATGGGAAACTTCAAGAGGCAGTTAGAGATAAAATAGAGGAACTGAAGTCTTTGACCAAGAATTCTGAGTCGACTGCCAAACATaaagatgaaaagaaaaagaaaactaaagaaATCTCTGATTCTCTTGCTCAGAACATTGAGCAATCAGAACTGGAAGCATCTCAAAATGTGATCAACAAGAAATCAAAGGACTTCAAATCTACAGTCTATGAGAATAACACAGATTCTGAACTACTGTATTCTGTGACCATGCATCCCTCTGTCAAGGAATCATTGGAtaataaagattctgaatataaggagaagaagaaaaggaaaggcaaATCAACTTCTGAAAGTGCTATCAGCTTTGATCAAGCGGATGGAGGAACATCTCATAAAGATTTAAGAAAATCAGATGTCAAGAAGGAAAATGTTCCCCTATCTGAAGATAATGTCATTAAAAATGAGAAGAAAATttctaagaaaaggaaaagattaGCCTCTGAAGAAAAGGAGGCACTGGTAGACAATGATATTGCAGGCAAGGCATCCAAAATCAAACCAGCAGTTACTGAAGATAACAAGGAAACAGGGTCCCTTGAAAAATCTAACAAGTCTTTGACACAGTATGAGAACCCTGTTCCTGCTAAAAAGAGGAAAACAGAAGAAAACAATGAGAATACCAAACCTCTTCGTGAACAATTTGATGGTAATCTTAGCACATGTGATTACCAGAAGGAAGTAGTAGGACATCAAGTGGCAAATGGGAACGGtgaaaagaaggaaagggaaggaGGCAACTCAGCAAAagcaataaagaaagaaaagagttcAGCAGAG CCTCAAACGGTCAATTCATTTCGAAGGGTCAAGGCGGATGATGTTCAATTTGCTGACAAGAGACTTCAAGATAATTCTTATTGGGCTAAG GCTGGTGCAGATGATGGATATGGGGCAAAGGCACAAGAAATTCTTGGTCAAGTCAGAGGAAG